CCACATTTGTTTGTGAAATCCCTTGCATTCTGCGGGGGCATTCCATGATACTATAAAATTCAGAGACAAATCTGAATGACGGACCCGCGCATTCGCAATCATGAATTTCTTGGTATTCTATTCTGTTTTCTGAGCAGGGACAGTATGAACGGGGAGCAGAAGGAGGTATCACGATGGCGGATCAAAACCAAGCGCCCTTCGAACACGATCCGACGCCCATTGATGTCGAACAGAAAGGGTTGACGAGGCGGCAGTTTTTGACTTACGCGCTGGGCGGCACCGGTGCCTTTATGGGTACGCTGATTGCCGCGCCACTGGTGGTCAGTGCATTTGATCCGTTACACCGCGCCGCTGCGGGCAGCGGCTATTCCAAGACGAACTGGAAGGTGACCGATTTCAACGAAAAGCTGCCGACGCACGTGACGTTTCAGCAGCACATTGACGACGCGTGGAATTCGTCCAACCAGCCGAACGACGTGTATGTGATCATCTACCAGAAGAAGCTGATGATCATGTCGCACGTGTGCACGCACCTGGGCTGCCACGTGGATGGTTCGGAGCAGAACAACAAGTCTGTGGCCCCGCAGTACGGTGGTGGGAAGTACTGGTTTCATTGTCCGTGCCACGGAAGTATGTACAATATATACGGTGTCAATTCACCGACATCGCCCGCGCCGCGGCCGCTCGACCTGTATACATACCGAATCAACAACGGCTACGTGGAAGTAGGGACGAATTTCCAGCGCACAGACGCGACGTGGGATGTGAACCCGAACCCGCCCATCTCGGATTGAGCAGCTTTGTTCGAGATCGGCCGCCGGCAGCGGCCGATTTGCTATGTCTGGAAAGCAGGTGCCAGCATGTTTCGACTTCTCAAGTGGTTCATCTCATTCGCCGGCATAATTGCTGTCCTGTGTGTGATTCTGTTCGGTGCGATGGATGTCTATTTTCACAAGGTCAACCGAATCGACGAACGGGTCCGTGACATCATCATGACGCGCGCAGCAGCGCGCCACGAGACGTTTTTGTCGTACGACCAAATCCCTGTTACGTTCCGCGACGCAGTCATTGCGACTGAGGACCGTCGTTTCTACTCGGACCCAGGGATTGACCCCATTGGGATTGTCCGGTCCATCGTCGTGGATGTGCAGCGGGACGGGTATGTCGAAGGTGGGTCGACGATTACGCAGCAGTTGGTGGATGACGCCATGCTCGGTCAGCAAAAGACCCTCAAGCGAAAGCTCCTGCAAGCCTTCTACGCCATCGGTCTGTACGACACGATGAGCAAGCCCGAGGTCTTTGCGCTGTATGCCAATGATGTTTATTTTGGCAACGGAGCGTATGGGTTGAACAGCGCCGCGGAGCGATACTTTGGCCGTTCCCCGGCACAGTTGAACGAAGGTGAACTGACGATGCTGGCGGGCATTCCGAATGCGCCAAGTGTGTATGACCCGTATCACTCCATGCAATTGGCCCGCGAACGGCAGCAAATTGTGCTGGACAACATGGTCGATGACGGGATGATTTCCAGTGCCGAGGCCAAGCAGATTTTTGCGGAGCCGATTCGCCTGGTGGGCGCAGCCGGTTGGAACGCTACGTTTCGACCGTGACGAGCGTGCCGTACTGAATGTAGTGCCAGGCTTTGGCTGCCGCTGGCACAGGCAGTTCCGCGCACCCCAGACTCTGCGGGTACCCGTAGCTGGCCCGCACAAACCCGTGGATGGCATCCCCTCCATGAAAGTAATTCACATACGGTACGTTCGGGTCATTGTAGGGCTGGCCGTTTGGGTCTGTCCCTTTCATGTCCTGTGACACAAACCGTGCGTACACGGGCCAAGTGCCGATGGCCGTCGGACTGGCCGCGATTCCGGTGTTGGTTTCGGACGTCAGGACGATTTTTCCGTTTGACCACAGGGATAACATCTCTGGACTGGATTCCCGGATGGAAACGTAGCTGTAGCCAGCGGTGTCGACCTGGTGCCGGGCAGCGGCCTGCAGCAAGGCGCGCCAGACGTGCGGACCCGCGATGCCGTCCACGGCCAGCCCATGGTCGTGTTCGAAGGCCATTACCGCGCCTTCGGTGAGGACCGTGTAGGTGCCGGGATCCCAAAACGACCGCAGGCCGGAGGGCACGTCGGGATAGGCCCAGGTCCAATGGCCCGCCGGGGGACGGGCGAGGGCCGCGAGGCTGTTTGGCGCCGGGGCCGAGGCTGCGTCTGCGGGCTGCCAGCGGAGCGGGAGGTAGTGCGTGACGGCGAGCAGTTGCTGCAAGCGAAGCACGGCAGGCGACGTCGTGCCGAGCGAGAGGGTAGGATCAGCCGGCGGCTTGGGCTTTGGTTTTGACGCGGCTGGCGCAGAGGTCGCCGCGGTGGGGTGGTTCGGCGGCGCGGCTGCGTTGGCGGTGGCGGCGGAGGCAGGCGGGGACGCCAGGGGATGGGCACTGCCGCAGCCTGCGATGAGCCATGCGGATGCAATCGTACAAACGAGTACGCGGACAAAGCGCATCGGACATCTCCGCCTCTCCAGAGAACTCCTGCATCACCATCCTATTCACCACATGACAGATTTAGTGGTTGTCCGAACGGGAGAACGAAATTAGGACATGCTCTCTTCCAGGGCAGAGGGTGTCTGGGCTGGGGGACGCCGGATGTCCGGGTGCATCCAAGCCGAACATGCGCCGAGAAAGGCGAGTCCACCGGCCGTGGACAGCAGGCTGCCGACCGGCAGGACGGCGGCTGCGGCGCCAAACACAAGCTGGGACAGGGGAATGACGCCTTGAAACAGGGCGATGAGCAGCGCGTACATCCGCCCCAGCGCAGCGCTGGGCGTATCCTGCTGAATGCCGGTGAAATACGCGGTGTTCGTGATAATCATGAAAAAGCCAGAGACAAAGAAGAGCGCCGCAATGACCACCGGCTGGCGAAGAAACCCGATCGCGACGACACACAGCGCGGTAATCGACATGCAGATGATGGGCAGCCGCTCCCGGGGCCACAACCGGGACACGCGTGAGACGAAAAACCCGCCGGTGAGTTCGCCCGCAGCCAGGCAGGTGTTGAAGACGCCGACGATGAACGCCCCGTGGTTGGAGGCATCGTGCAGCGCATTCGCCACAAACTTGACGATGAGAAATTCGATCGCGGCAATCGGGAAGTTGTACATCAGGAGAAACGGCGTCAAAGCCTTGGCATACGGGATGGACAGATACACCCGCATGCCGGCCTGAATGTCCCCGTACAGGGCTTGCGGCTTCAACGAACCGCGGATGCGCGGCGGCTCAGCCGCGCGCAGGATGGTCAGCGACAGTGCAGACACCAGAAAGGTGCCGGCGTTGATGGAGAAGACGGTCGTCGTGCCGAACAGGCCAATCAACACGCCGCCGACCGCAGGGCCCAGGATTTCGGTTGTCTTCTGGCCGATGTTTTGCACGGAGTTTGCCTCAAGCAGCAAGTCGTTGGAGACAATCTCCTTCTGCAGAACCACGGTCGCTGGCCGAAAGACCGTGCCAGCGGCGGACAGGAGCAGATTAAATGCAATCAGCACCCACGGCAAGGTCCAGTGGTGCGTGGAGAGCAGTGTCAGCAAACCCAGCAGCGCGAACCGCACATAGTCTGTCACCAACATGGTGAGGCGTTTCGGCCAGCGGTCAACCAACACCCCGGCAATGGGGGCGAGCAGGATATTGGGGAGCAGCGCGGCCATCAATAAGACGGCCATCAGCAGGGCTGAATTGGATTGATGCCGCGTTTCCGTCTGCATGGTCCAAAGCATTGCAAGCGTGTACATACTGTTTCCGAACGCAGCAACCGTTTGTCCTGCGAAAAGGAATCCGAAATTACGATTGCGGAGAACGGCTGTGAATCGGCTCAATGGGACTCGCTCCGTCATATGGAATCAAAGGCAAATTCTCGTGAACGATTACAGATTCGGCAAACATCGCCGTTTCCCTGCCGTCGAGGACACAACCGTACGAGAATTCATAATTCCACGGGCAGACGCGCGGTTCGAGCCCAAGGCGGCGCAGGGCCTTGGGCGGACACCTATGTCGATCACGGCTGGAGCGAGCGCGAACCTAATGGCCCAGCCATGCGTGCAGGAGGCTCGTCGTATTTCCGGAGGGGTAAATCACATAGAGAAGCAGGTACACC
Above is a genomic segment from Alicyclobacillus cycloheptanicus containing:
- a CDS encoding MFS transporter encodes the protein MTERVPLSRFTAVLRNRNFGFLFAGQTVAAFGNSMYTLAMLWTMQTETRHQSNSALLMAVLLMAALLPNILLAPIAGVLVDRWPKRLTMLVTDYVRFALLGLLTLLSTHHWTLPWVLIAFNLLLSAAGTVFRPATVVLQKEIVSNDLLLEANSVQNIGQKTTEILGPAVGGVLIGLFGTTTVFSINAGTFLVSALSLTILRAAEPPRIRGSLKPQALYGDIQAGMRVYLSIPYAKALTPFLLMYNFPIAAIEFLIVKFVANALHDASNHGAFIVGVFNTCLAAGELTGGFFVSRVSRLWPRERLPIICMSITALCVVAIGFLRQPVVIAALFFVSGFFMIITNTAYFTGIQQDTPSAALGRMYALLIALFQGVIPLSQLVFGAAAAVLPVGSLLSTAGGLAFLGACSAWMHPDIRRPPAQTPSALEESMS
- a CDS encoding QcrA and Rieske domain-containing protein — translated: MADQNQAPFEHDPTPIDVEQKGLTRRQFLTYALGGTGAFMGTLIAAPLVVSAFDPLHRAAAGSGYSKTNWKVTDFNEKLPTHVTFQQHIDDAWNSSNQPNDVYVIIYQKKLMIMSHVCTHLGCHVDGSEQNNKSVAPQYGGGKYWFHCPCHGSMYNIYGVNSPTSPAPRPLDLYTYRINNGYVEVGTNFQRTDATWDVNPNPPISD
- a CDS encoding L,D-transpeptidase family protein, with product MRFVRVLVCTIASAWLIAGCGSAHPLASPPASAATANAAAPPNHPTAATSAPAASKPKPKPPADPTLSLGTTSPAVLRLQQLLAVTHYLPLRWQPADAASAPAPNSLAALARPPAGHWTWAYPDVPSGLRSFWDPGTYTVLTEGAVMAFEHDHGLAVDGIAGPHVWRALLQAAARHQVDTAGYSYVSIRESSPEMLSLWSNGKIVLTSETNTGIAASPTAIGTWPVYARFVSQDMKGTDPNGQPYNDPNVPYVNYFHGGDAIHGFVRASYGYPQSLGCAELPVPAAAKAWHYIQYGTLVTVET
- a CDS encoding transglycosylase domain-containing protein: MFRLLKWFISFAGIIAVLCVILFGAMDVYFHKVNRIDERVRDIIMTRAAARHETFLSYDQIPVTFRDAVIATEDRRFYSDPGIDPIGIVRSIVVDVQRDGYVEGGSTITQQLVDDAMLGQQKTLKRKLLQAFYAIGLYDTMSKPEVFALYANDVYFGNGAYGLNSAAERYFGRSPAQLNEGELTMLAGIPNAPSVYDPYHSMQLARERQQIVLDNMVDDGMISSAEAKQIFAEPIRLVGAAGWNATFRP